The Mammaliicoccus sciuri genome window below encodes:
- the tatC gene encoding twin-arginine translocase subunit TatC produces the protein MDKDNLTFVEHLEELRGRIMIIAYFLIGGLIVGFFVAKPVIFYITNDDFTQTLELNAFRITDPLTIYITMIIVIAFIIVSPVILYELWAFISPGLHPKEQKVTLSYIPFSLILFVGGLLFSYFVIFPYLISFTMGLADDMGIKQTIGIKEYFSEMFKFTIPFGFVFQLPILLLFLTRLGIVTPMFLKKNRKYAYFILLVVAALIAPPDFMTHMLFTLPMILLYEISIVISKIGYKKYLKAEQKLMEEELGMDEEDKEQL, from the coding sequence GTGGATAAAGACAATTTAACATTTGTCGAACACTTAGAAGAACTTCGTGGACGTATTATGATCATTGCATATTTCCTTATTGGTGGTCTCATCGTTGGCTTTTTCGTAGCTAAACCCGTTATTTTTTATATAACAAATGATGATTTTACACAAACATTAGAACTCAATGCATTTAGAATAACGGATCCATTAACGATATACATAACAATGATAATTGTAATTGCATTTATCATAGTATCGCCTGTCATTTTATATGAATTATGGGCATTTATATCTCCAGGTTTACATCCGAAAGAACAAAAAGTGACATTAAGTTATATACCATTTAGTTTGATTTTATTTGTAGGTGGTTTATTATTCTCATACTTTGTGATTTTTCCATATTTAATTTCGTTCACAATGGGATTAGCCGATGATATGGGGATTAAGCAAACAATCGGGATTAAAGAGTACTTTAGTGAAATGTTTAAATTTACAATACCATTCGGATTTGTCTTTCAATTACCAATTTTATTACTATTTTTAACGCGATTAGGTATCGTTACACCGATGTTTTTAAAGAAAAATAGAAAATATGCGTATTTTATTTTACTTGTTGTGGCTGCATTAATCGCGCCACCTGACTTTATGACACATATGTTGTTTACTTTACCAATGATTTTACTTTATGAAATCAGCATTGTAATTTCAAAAATAGGCTATAAAAAATATTTAAAAGCAGAGCAAAAATTAATGGAAGAAGAACTTGGGATGGATGAAGAAGATAAGGAGCAGCTGTAG
- a CDS encoding IS110 family RNA-guided transposase, protein MKLKLLKFNNLGVIFIEYFGIDVGKGKSFIAHYSNNEFVKEFEITHDNNGFESLNKYIKDFAGVYFLFEATGIYSKVLEKFCTVNNISFCVINPLEAKLLTNSLRNWKTDKSDAHKLAVLAKNINKKPSRNLMEEKYVKLRELTRYYEEINNQQNYLKNQLIQLLDMTFPELQNLFKDRYSKLALQVASKFPHPDFVDSNEIEELKNTINSCTEKNLSEKKKAQYAKKLVEFSMVSYPSVSKDSFLTDKLIYVIEDLLNLMKRHASIKQRLLVLAEEFEEFKIIKSIPGIGDLTAIMIIGELGDIKSFDSHKQLNAYVGIDIKRYQSGKTHFKDKINKRGNKHARSLFYLIIKNFLLGQRLFKNHIIDYYYKLKKQPNGKGHKTASIACVNKLLKTIHYLVINNKEYDYHLSPH, encoded by the coding sequence GTGAAGTTAAAGCTTCTTAAATTTAATAACTTAGGAGTGATTTTTATCGAATATTTTGGTATAGATGTTGGAAAAGGAAAGAGTTTTATTGCACATTATTCAAACAATGAATTTGTTAAAGAATTTGAAATTACCCACGATAATAATGGTTTTGAGTCACTAAACAAATATATAAAGGATTTCGCAGGAGTATATTTTTTATTTGAAGCTACTGGTATATATTCAAAAGTGTTAGAGAAATTCTGTACAGTTAACAACATTTCATTTTGTGTAATTAATCCTCTTGAGGCAAAATTACTAACTAATTCTTTAAGAAATTGGAAAACAGATAAATCTGATGCACATAAACTTGCCGTTTTAGCTAAAAATATAAATAAAAAACCTTCTAGAAATTTAATGGAAGAAAAATACGTAAAACTGAGAGAACTGACAAGATACTATGAAGAAATTAACAATCAACAAAATTACTTAAAAAACCAATTGATTCAGTTACTAGATATGACTTTTCCAGAATTACAAAACCTATTTAAGGATAGATATTCAAAATTGGCTTTACAAGTAGCTAGTAAGTTCCCACATCCTGACTTTGTTGATTCTAATGAAATTGAAGAACTAAAAAATACAATTAATAGTTGTACAGAAAAAAATCTATCAGAGAAAAAGAAAGCACAATATGCAAAAAAACTCGTAGAGTTCTCTATGGTCAGTTATCCTTCTGTTTCTAAAGATTCATTTTTAACAGATAAATTAATTTATGTGATTGAAGATTTATTAAATCTAATGAAACGGCATGCTTCTATAAAACAAAGGTTATTAGTGTTAGCTGAGGAATTCGAAGAATTTAAAATAATTAAATCTATTCCTGGCATTGGTGATTTAACAGCCATAATGATTATTGGCGAATTAGGTGACATCAAATCCTTTGATTCTCATAAACAATTGAATGCATATGTAGGCATTGATATAAAAAGATATCAGTCTGGTAAAACGCATTTTAAAGATAAAATTAACAAACGTGGAAACAAACATGCTAGATCATTATTTTACTTAATCATTAAAAATTTCCTGTTGGGTCAAAGGTTATTTAAAAATCATATTATCGACTATTATTACAAATTAAAAAAGCAGCCTAATGGCAAAGGCCACAAGACTGCTTCAATAGCTTGCGTTAACAAGCTACTTAAAACCATTCATTATCTAGTTATAAATAATAAAGAATATGATTATCACTTGTCTCCACACTGA
- a CDS encoding M3 family oligoendopeptidase gives MTLTFKDYQYEQINIEEKEKQTKSLLNEFDNAETVDQAIETISEINKIRNHTDTHYNLAFIRASIDTNDEFYNKERDFFDETMPKIQHLDHLFYQSLLKSKFKNDLIEHFGQQLFSLAEVALNTYNPSINDLLVKENKLVSEYDKLIASADIEYNGEHLNLSQFSKYLINEDREIRKDAFKAREQFFADHLEDLDRIYDDLVKTRHEIALKLGYENFVQLGYDRMQRIGYNANDVKIFREQVKEHVVPITEDIKSQHAKRIGVDSLKAYDNNFTFKTGSPKPQISTEEIVKNAKKMYHERSKETGHFIDFMIDKQLFDLEAKKGKESGGYCTIINDFKSPFIFANFNGTQGDIEVMTHEAGHAFQVYESLKYSVPEYYFPTSEACEIHSMSMEYLTYPWMSLFFKQDTDKFKLAHLEDNIKFLPYGVAVDEFQHFVYENPDISSEERRKAWSDLENKYFPSVDYDNIQHLENGAFWHRQGHIFASPFYYIDYTLATICAMQFFIKQEADPEQAWSDYLKICQIGGSQSFIDIMASVQLQSPFEEGTVKSIIETLYKATQNIDQSEF, from the coding sequence ATGACGTTAACTTTTAAAGATTACCAATATGAACAAATCAATATTGAAGAAAAAGAAAAGCAAACCAAATCACTATTAAACGAATTCGATAATGCAGAAACGGTCGATCAAGCAATTGAGACGATTAGTGAAATTAATAAGATTAGAAACCATACTGATACGCATTATAATCTAGCTTTCATAAGAGCATCTATCGATACAAATGATGAATTTTATAATAAAGAAAGAGATTTCTTTGATGAAACAATGCCTAAAATACAACATTTAGACCATTTATTCTATCAATCTTTATTAAAATCTAAATTTAAAAATGATTTAATTGAGCATTTTGGACAACAACTATTTTCTTTAGCAGAAGTTGCTCTCAATACATATAATCCTTCTATTAATGACTTACTTGTTAAAGAAAATAAATTAGTAAGCGAATATGATAAATTAATTGCGTCAGCAGATATTGAATATAACGGCGAACATTTGAATTTATCACAATTCAGTAAGTACTTAATCAATGAAGATAGAGAAATTAGAAAAGATGCTTTTAAAGCGAGAGAACAGTTTTTTGCAGATCATCTAGAGGATTTAGATCGTATTTATGATGATCTTGTAAAAACAAGACATGAAATAGCTCTAAAATTAGGATACGAGAACTTTGTTCAACTAGGCTATGATAGAATGCAAAGAATTGGTTACAACGCAAATGATGTAAAAATTTTTAGAGAGCAAGTAAAAGAACATGTTGTACCTATTACTGAAGACATTAAATCACAGCATGCAAAACGTATTGGAGTTGACAGTTTAAAAGCTTACGATAATAATTTCACTTTTAAAACGGGATCGCCAAAACCACAAATATCAACTGAAGAAATCGTGAAAAATGCTAAAAAAATGTACCATGAACGTTCTAAAGAAACTGGTCATTTTATAGATTTTATGATTGATAAACAATTATTTGATTTAGAAGCTAAAAAAGGAAAAGAAAGTGGTGGTTATTGTACAATCATAAATGATTTTAAATCACCTTTCATTTTCGCAAACTTTAATGGCACACAAGGTGATATTGAAGTTATGACACATGAAGCCGGACATGCTTTCCAAGTATATGAAAGCTTGAAGTATTCTGTACCAGAATATTACTTCCCTACTTCAGAGGCATGTGAAATTCATTCTATGAGCATGGAATATTTAACTTATCCATGGATGTCATTATTCTTCAAACAAGATACGGATAAATTTAAACTAGCACACTTAGAAGATAATATTAAATTCTTACCATATGGTGTAGCAGTGGATGAATTCCAACACTTTGTTTATGAAAATCCAGACATATCTTCAGAAGAACGAAGAAAAGCTTGGTCAGATTTAGAAAATAAATACTTCCCAAGTGTAGACTATGACAATATTCAACATCTTGAAAATGGTGCATTCTGGCATAGACAAGGTCATATTTTTGCATCACCATTTTATTATATTGATTATACATTAGCGACAATTTGTGCAATGCAATTTTTCATTAAACAAGAAGCTGATCCAGAACAAGCATGGTCTGATTATTTAAAAATATGTCAAATCGGCGGTTCACAATCATTTATTGATATTATGGCATCTGTTCAGTTACAATCTCCATTTGAAGAAGGTACTGTAAAATCCATTATAGAAACATTATACAAAGCAACACAGAATATTGATCAAAGTGAATTTTAA
- a CDS encoding glycoside hydrolase family 32 protein, giving the protein MVNWTREERYKKLSDISDEAYNELIDKVNASKWRQTFHIQPKTGLLNDPNGLVYHNGVYHIFHQWFPLGAVHGLKYWYHYTSKDLLEFKDEGIALAPDTEYDSHGVYSGSAFDYSGKLYLMYTGNVRNENWDRKSVQMIAEQLEDGTFKKFDQPAISNKPEGYTEHFRDPKVWFENGKYYAIFGIQRENETGTAVIYESENIQDWTFKGEIETQLQNFGYMWECPDLFKLNDKDVFIFSPQGIEAENNQFENIYQSGYLIGDFDIESLKFEHQNFVELDQGFDFYAPQTFLDEHGERILIGWMGLPEIDYATDEEGWAHCLTIPRVLTIEDDKLKQRPIKALEKLRTNKETAEGYANKHSVKLHPYEGKQFELMIEILENEASEIYFDLRVSKKCSTQIIYNTRSKQLTLDRFESGIVSEAVEKTTRTTTLDNDLKELRIYSDTSSLEIFVNDGEKVLTTRIFPDEDAVNFRTSTESGQVYLKFTKYDLQLKN; this is encoded by the coding sequence ATGGTAAATTGGACACGAGAAGAAAGATATAAAAAATTATCAGACATATCTGATGAAGCATACAATGAATTAATAGATAAAGTAAATGCATCAAAATGGCGTCAAACTTTTCATATTCAACCAAAAACAGGGTTGTTAAATGATCCAAATGGTTTGGTTTATCATAATGGCGTTTATCATATATTTCATCAATGGTTTCCGCTTGGTGCAGTACATGGTTTGAAGTATTGGTATCATTATACAAGTAAAGATTTATTAGAATTCAAAGATGAGGGAATCGCTTTAGCGCCTGATACAGAATATGATAGTCACGGTGTATATTCGGGTAGTGCTTTTGACTATAGTGGCAAGTTATATTTAATGTATACGGGAAATGTACGTAATGAAAATTGGGATCGTAAATCTGTCCAAATGATTGCAGAACAATTAGAGGATGGTACTTTTAAAAAGTTTGATCAACCAGCTATTTCAAACAAGCCAGAAGGATATACTGAACATTTTAGAGACCCTAAAGTATGGTTTGAGAATGGAAAATACTATGCAATATTTGGGATTCAAAGAGAGAATGAAACAGGTACAGCTGTTATATATGAATCTGAAAATATTCAAGATTGGACCTTTAAAGGCGAAATTGAAACACAACTGCAAAACTTCGGTTATATGTGGGAATGTCCAGATTTATTTAAGTTAAATGATAAAGATGTATTTATCTTTTCACCTCAAGGTATTGAAGCGGAAAATAACCAATTCGAGAACATCTATCAATCTGGTTATTTAATTGGTGATTTTGATATAGAATCGTTAAAGTTTGAGCATCAGAATTTTGTTGAATTAGACCAAGGATTTGACTTTTATGCACCACAAACATTTTTAGATGAACATGGTGAAAGAATTTTAATTGGTTGGATGGGTCTTCCTGAAATAGATTATGCTACAGATGAAGAAGGTTGGGCACATTGTTTAACGATTCCAAGAGTGCTCACAATTGAAGATGATAAACTGAAACAAAGACCTATAAAAGCATTAGAAAAATTAAGAACAAATAAAGAAACTGCTGAAGGTTATGCTAATAAACATTCAGTTAAACTTCATCCATATGAAGGTAAACAATTTGAATTAATGATTGAGATACTAGAGAATGAAGCTAGTGAAATATACTTTGATTTAAGAGTTTCTAAAAAATGTTCAACGCAAATTATTTATAATACACGTTCTAAACAACTTACTTTAGATCGATTTGAAAGTGGTATTGTAAGTGAAGCGGTTGAGAAGACAACTCGTACAACAACTTTAGATAACGACTTAAAAGAATTGAGAATTTATAGCGATACATCTAGTTTAGAAATTTTCGTTAACGATGGAGAAAAAGTATTAACAACGAGAATATTCCCTGATGAAGATGCTGTTAATTTCAGAACTTCTACAGAGTCTGGACAAGTTTACTTGAAGTTTACGAAATATGACTTACAATTAAAAAATTAA
- a CDS encoding SdrH family protein, with product MKIFKNAMISTLLLSSMAFGVAHGNNIDAIESNESSTKDTSPNTTQEQSNQNIEAQQSNETDSNSKTEETTTEPKSEEDSSTEEQSSEEPKTDEKPSTEKPSTEEPSTEEPSTEEPKTDDKPTSEEPTTEEPSTEPKSGEKPSTEEASSNDNNHQVPPPNQSNSGKPSSEEPKTNEPNSNSNNDQNVNQYKQTMPAYPNTNEVGDGYYNPQNTDEKAPKFIPGHSEAYYSKLDEDVLELVTSKVGSRPDLAQPKFKKTNKTTETTSVDDDDDTKTETTQTTTESFETASDDKGVSKPFIIGISIAIVLVLGFIILFIMRRFSKS from the coding sequence ATGAAGATATTTAAAAATGCTATGATTTCAACATTACTTTTATCTTCTATGGCATTTGGAGTAGCACATGGGAATAATATAGACGCTATAGAAAGCAATGAATCTAGTACAAAAGATACTTCTCCGAACACAACTCAAGAACAATCGAATCAAAATATAGAAGCACAGCAATCCAATGAAACTGATTCAAATAGCAAAACTGAGGAAACAACTACTGAACCGAAGTCAGAAGAAGATTCAAGCACTGAGGAACAGTCATCAGAAGAACCGAAGACTGATGAAAAGCCTAGTACAGAGAAGCCATCAACAGAAGAACCAAGCACGGAAGAACCAAGTACAGAAGAGCCAAAGACAGATGATAAACCAACTTCAGAGGAACCAACAACAGAAGAGCCAAGTACTGAACCAAAATCTGGCGAAAAACCGAGCACGGAAGAAGCTTCAAGTAATGATAACAATCATCAAGTACCACCACCGAACCAATCCAATAGTGGGAAACCATCTTCTGAAGAACCTAAAACTAATGAACCAAATTCAAATAGCAATAATGATCAAAATGTAAATCAATACAAACAAACAATGCCGGCATATCCAAATACAAATGAAGTAGGGGATGGATATTACAATCCGCAAAACACTGATGAAAAAGCGCCTAAATTTATACCTGGCCATTCAGAAGCGTATTATAGTAAATTGGATGAAGATGTGTTAGAGCTCGTAACAAGTAAAGTTGGTAGTAGACCTGATTTAGCACAACCAAAATTTAAAAAGACTAATAAAACGACAGAAACTACTTCTGTAGATGATGATGATGATACTAAAACAGAAACAACTCAAACTACGACAGAAAGTTTTGAAACAGCTTCTGACGACAAAGGTGTTTCTAAACCATTCATCATTGGTATATCAATCGCCATCGTACTTGTATTAGGATTCATTATATTATTCATTATGCGAAGATTTTCAAAATCATAA
- a CDS encoding YeeE/YedE family protein, translated as MVWMIISGLIVGILLGFVMQRTRFCLTGGFRDMYVQKNNKMFYALLIAISIQSIGLFTLVGLGVFKLEAETFPLVGTIFGSFVFGIGIILAGGCATGTWYRAGEGLIGSWIALVLYGVTAAIMKSGPLNPVQEKINSYSVVNSNMAETLNVPVWVLIAILVIVTVYFVTKTLKKPKVAIPQLKQKYTGIRHILFEKRYHPFAAAIAVGIIALIAWPMSASTGRIAGLGITTPSANIVQYLVTGDASFINWGVFLVLGIFIGSYIAAKGSREFKWRMPDTKTIRNSVIGGACMGVGASLAGGCSIGNGLVSTAAMSWQGWVALPSMIVGAWFMSYFIFVKPRKARQTKTKVSTQSI; from the coding sequence ATGGTTTGGATGATTATAAGTGGACTTATAGTCGGAATATTACTTGGCTTTGTTATGCAAAGAACGCGTTTTTGTTTAACGGGCGGTTTTAGAGATATGTATGTACAGAAAAATAATAAAATGTTTTATGCTTTATTAATTGCGATCTCTATTCAAAGTATTGGATTATTTACACTAGTAGGATTAGGCGTATTTAAGTTAGAAGCAGAAACATTCCCATTAGTAGGTACGATATTTGGATCATTTGTATTTGGTATCGGAATTATCTTAGCTGGTGGATGTGCGACTGGGACTTGGTACAGAGCAGGCGAAGGCTTAATTGGAAGCTGGATAGCATTAGTATTATATGGTGTAACAGCAGCAATTATGAAATCTGGACCATTAAACCCTGTTCAAGAAAAAATTAATTCATATAGTGTCGTTAACTCAAATATGGCAGAAACACTTAATGTACCTGTATGGGTATTGATTGCTATTTTAGTGATTGTTACAGTTTATTTTGTGACAAAGACTCTAAAAAAACCAAAAGTAGCAATTCCTCAATTAAAACAAAAATATACAGGCATTCGTCATATCTTATTTGAAAAAAGATATCACCCATTTGCAGCTGCTATTGCAGTAGGGATAATAGCTTTAATTGCTTGGCCAATGAGTGCTTCAACAGGAAGAATTGCTGGCCTTGGTATTACAACACCTTCAGCAAATATCGTACAATACTTAGTTACAGGTGATGCTTCATTTATAAACTGGGGTGTATTTTTAGTACTTGGTATATTTATCGGTTCATATATTGCTGCAAAAGGTTCAAGAGAATTCAAATGGAGAATGCCAGATACTAAAACTATAAGAAACAGTGTTATCGGTGGTGCTTGCATGGGTGTTGGTGCATCATTAGCAGGTGGATGTTCAATCGGTAATGGTTTAGTTTCAACAGCAGCTATGAGTTGGCAAGGTTGGGTTGCTTTACCATCAATGATCGTTGGTGCATGGTTTATGAGTTATTTCATCTTTGTTAAACCTAGAAAAGCAAGACAAACTAAGACAAAAGTAAGTACACAAAGTATTTAA
- a CDS encoding LacI family DNA-binding transcriptional regulator: MKTIKDIANMAGVSKSTVSRYLNGGSISKSTKEKIHKVVEETGYKPNQFAQSLKAKRTGLIGAIVPRLDSYATTETLKGIETTLLKQNVQTMIVNTDLSKDREIDSIYMLAKRKVDGIILMATNISEEHMKAIESVECPIVIVGQSHESLLSIVHDDFQAGNQVAQWLLKHQKHNITYIGVSEHDIAVGKTRKEGLFIPLKDQGIKPTFIESSFSIKDAQILGNDIKLREDEVIVAATDNIALGIYHTLLKREVDMPTIIGFGGNKMTEIVAPHIGTVKFNYYLAGETAVHVLNKSINHETVEKLNIIETQFEWLKN, from the coding sequence ATGAAGACAATTAAAGATATTGCTAATATGGCAGGTGTTTCTAAAAGTACAGTTTCAAGATATTTAAATGGCGGCTCCATTAGTAAAAGTACAAAAGAAAAAATACATAAAGTAGTAGAAGAAACAGGATATAAACCGAATCAATTTGCACAAAGTTTAAAGGCTAAGAGAACAGGTCTGATCGGTGCAATTGTACCTAGGCTAGATTCATATGCAACGACTGAAACGTTAAAAGGTATTGAAACAACTTTACTTAAACAAAATGTCCAAACAATGATTGTGAATACAGATTTATCAAAAGATAGAGAAATTGATTCTATTTATATGTTAGCTAAGCGTAAAGTGGATGGCATTATTTTGATGGCAACGAACATTTCTGAAGAACATATGAAAGCAATTGAGTCAGTTGAATGTCCAATTGTTATTGTTGGTCAATCGCATGAATCACTATTGTCGATTGTTCATGATGATTTCCAAGCAGGTAATCAAGTAGCACAATGGCTATTGAAACATCAAAAGCACAATATTACATATATCGGTGTTTCTGAACATGACATTGCAGTTGGTAAGACGAGAAAAGAAGGTTTGTTTATTCCACTAAAGGATCAAGGCATCAAACCAACATTTATTGAAAGTAGTTTCAGTATTAAAGATGCTCAGATATTGGGTAATGACATTAAGTTGAGAGAAGACGAAGTTATTGTCGCAGCTACTGATAATATAGCATTAGGTATATACCATACACTTTTAAAAAGAGAAGTTGATATGCCAACGATTATTGGATTTGGCGGAAATAAGATGACAGAAATTGTGGCACCACATATTGGTACTGTAAAGTTTAACTATTATTTAGCTGGTGAGACAGCTGTTCATGTATTAAATAAAAGTATTAATCACGAAACGGTAGAAAAATTAAATATTATTGAAACACAATTTGAATGGTTAAAAAATTAA
- a CDS encoding redox-sensing transcriptional repressor Rex has product MAKNDVKIPKATLKRLPLYYRFVSTLHNSGIDRVSSKELSEGLKIDSATIRRDFSYFGELGKKGYGYNISYLLKFFRTTLEQDDMTKVAIVGVGNLGTALVNYNFTVNDRMQIVAAFDQSEDIIGSMVGKLTVDSMDDFEKVVEEVGIQVVILTVPQQAAQKVADRITSSGITGILNFTPQRINVPEKVQVHHIDLGIELQSLIFFMKNQ; this is encoded by the coding sequence TTGGCAAAGAATGATGTGAAGATCCCTAAAGCAACTTTGAAACGTTTGCCTCTTTATTATAGATTTGTTAGCACATTGCATAATTCTGGCATAGATCGTGTTTCATCGAAAGAATTAAGTGAAGGACTTAAAATTGATTCAGCTACTATTCGTCGAGATTTTTCGTATTTTGGTGAATTAGGTAAAAAGGGTTATGGTTACAATATTAGTTATTTACTTAAATTTTTTAGAACAACGCTTGAACAAGATGATATGACTAAAGTCGCAATCGTTGGTGTTGGTAATTTAGGTACTGCACTTGTGAATTATAACTTTACTGTTAATGATAGAATGCAAATTGTAGCTGCTTTTGATCAATCAGAAGATATCATTGGAAGTATGGTTGGTAAATTAACTGTGGATAGTATGGATGATTTTGAAAAGGTAGTTGAAGAAGTAGGTATACAAGTTGTAATATTAACAGTACCACAACAAGCAGCTCAAAAAGTTGCGGATCGTATAACATCTTCGGGTATTACTGGTATTTTGAATTTTACACCTCAAAGAATAAATGTACCTGAGAAAGTGCAGGTTCATCATATAGATTTAGGAATTGAATTACAATCTTTAATCTTCTTTATGAAGAATCAATAG
- the tatA gene encoding twin-arginine translocase TatA/TatE family subunit, producing MEALMFINTLGISGPVSLLFIGVVALIIFGPKKLPQFGRAMGSTLKEFKDATDGMTNFDEKKSTPEDGKDKEVK from the coding sequence ATGGAAGCTTTAATGTTTATTAACACACTTGGTATTTCAGGACCAGTCAGTTTATTATTTATAGGGGTAGTTGCATTAATTATATTTGGACCAAAGAAATTACCACAATTCGGTAGAGCAATGGGTTCAACTTTGAAAGAATTTAAAGATGCAACTGATGGCATGACAAACTTTGATGAGAAGAAAAGCACTCCAGAAGATGGCAAAGATAAAGAAGTTAAATAG
- a CDS encoding sulfurtransferase TusA family protein, which translates to MVHELGTVGMVCPFPLIEAQNKMDELQVGEQLKIDFDCTQATEALPNWAAENGYPVTNYEQLGDASWTITIEKQ; encoded by the coding sequence ATGGTACATGAATTAGGTACAGTAGGAATGGTATGTCCATTCCCATTAATAGAAGCACAAAATAAAATGGATGAATTACAAGTAGGCGAACAATTGAAAATTGATTTTGATTGCACGCAAGCGACAGAAGCACTTCCAAATTGGGCAGCAGAAAATGGCTATCCAGTTACGAATTATGAACAACTTGGAGATGCTTCATGGACAATAACGATTGAAAAACAATAA